GTGGCAAACAAAGCATCCACGAGCTTGCACAGCGCATCGTGCTTGGAAAGCGCTTTCTTGAACACGCAAATGCGGTCGCGGTCTATATCGATGCCAAACGCTGCCATGGCAACCTTTTCCGAGTGAATGGCAAGAGCCCCCCTTGCCTCCCAACGAATCGATCCCGCCAAGTTTACACTTCCCGCGATTCCAGGTCAATTCTTCGATCGGGGCGGCGGAGCGGCTCCTGCCCATGAACGCCCTCTCGGGAGGGGGAATGCGGGACAGCCCGCCGGGCGTTGGGCTTATAGGTGCGGCCGTGATGAAGTCTTTACCCAGAAAGAGCTTCCCGCGCCCGAAGGGCGTTTTTAACTTGTGCCCTTGCTTCGATTACACTGGTCCGCTGACGAACCGAGTTCCGGAGGCACGCTCATGACGCTCGAAAAAGCCGACCCCGTATGGGAAGCAATACGCAAAGAAGCCGCCGAGGAAACGCGCAAGGAACCCTTGCTGGCCAATTTCCTCTATAGCGTGGTGTTGAACCATAAGACTTTCGAGGACGCGCTGAGCTACATCCTCGCCACCAAGCTCGAGAGTACCATCATCAACGCCGTCGCGCTTCGGGACCTCATCGACGAAGCCCTGGTCAACGATCCCGAAATCGGGGCGTCGGCGCGCGCGGACATCAAGGCCGTGCTGAGCCGCGACCCCGCATGCCGTACGCACTCCAACCCGTTGCTGTTCTTCAAAGGGTTTCACGCCATCCAGTCGTACCGCATCGCCCACTATTACTGGCGAACCGGGCGCGAATCATTGGCCCTGTTCCTCCAGAGCCGCGTTTCCCAGGTGTTTGCCGTCGACATCCACCCTGCCGCGCGCATCGGCCGCGGCATCCTCATGGACCACGCAACCGGCGTCGTTATCGGCGAAACGGCCGTTGTCGAGGACAACGTGTCGATGCTCCACGAAGTCACCCTCGGCGGTACGGGCAAAGAAACCGGCGACCGCCATCCCAAGGTCCGCAAAGGCGTCCTGATCGCGGCGGGCGCCAAGATCCTCGGCAACATCGAGATCGGCGAAGGCGCCAAAATCGGCGCCGGCAGCGTCGTGCTCGACAATGTCCCGCCTCACACCACCGC
This genomic interval from Candidatus Hydrogenedentota bacterium contains the following:
- the cysE gene encoding serine O-acetyltransferase, translated to MTLEKADPVWEAIRKEAAEETRKEPLLANFLYSVVLNHKTFEDALSYILATKLESTIINAVALRDLIDEALVNDPEIGASARADIKAVLSRDPACRTHSNPLLFFKGFHAIQSYRIAHYYWRTGRESLALFLQSRVSQVFAVDIHPAARIGRGILMDHATGVVIGETAVVEDNVSMLHEVTLGGTGKETGDRHPKVRKGVLIAAGAKILGNIEIGEGAKIGAGSVVLDNVPPHTTAVGVPARVVGRPKSQQPALDMDHWII